In Helianthus annuus cultivar XRQ/B chromosome 9, HanXRQr2.0-SUNRISE, whole genome shotgun sequence, the following are encoded in one genomic region:
- the LOC110877033 gene encoding uncharacterized protein LOC110877033 — protein sequence MASTCAVSMAMPLTNKTTITTSFFNPLMSTLKANSSSKTTKRMVVKSSLKENAVTALTAAVLTASMVVPEAAQAASSLTPSLNNFLLSIGAGGVVLGGILGAIIGVSNFDPVKRG from the coding sequence ATGGCTTCCACTTGTGCGGTTTCCATGGCCATGCCATTGACCAACAAGACCACAATCACAACCTCCTTCTTCAACCCATTAATGTCGACCCTTAAGGCTAACTCATCTTCCAAGACTACTAAACGGATGGTGGTGAAGAGCTCATTGAAGGAGAACGCCGTGACAGCGTTGACTGCCGCTGTTCTAACGGCCTCCATGGTGGTCCCGGAGGCGGCACAGGCGGCGTCCAGTCTTACTCCGTCTCTCAACAACTTCTTGCTCAGCATTGGGGCTGGTGGTGTTGTGCTTGGTGGGATTCTTGGAGCCATCATTGGTGTTTCTAATTTTGATCCTGTCAAGCGTGGGTGA